In Bacteriovorax stolpii, a single genomic region encodes these proteins:
- a CDS encoding sensor histidine kinase — protein sequence MMKLNDFNRNSIITGVLLNLIMTIIFIVFIILGYKSTSENAAIQDDTFRTHFQSRLILKSINGLNHSRADILLGLEHKDPELISTAEDQVLGAKSNYHLLLSEQSLNKTVRVSNAFEKQFTELTDLYDQIFANERPLENKALLQSVIEKTTTLISSMHEEESSLWVDEAMKLHAFSKVKERNLHIFYGLTLCFVVIQLVLIYFTIVKYRLNKKINIQHERLVLQTRLSTLGMMSAELAHEINSPLMVIDGRLRILHNELLSHEQTSDKSLKNIEIIKRNSQRIQGIIKSFKTMSKSGENDVFEYFELSTIYEEVQDLVSQKINDEKIDFKIGSFPDNTKILARRIQIVQVLTNLINNSTDAIRGTINPWIKLESVITPEKIEISVTDSGLGIHEDHVDSIFDPFYSTKGSAEGTGLGLSISKKIMREHGGDLHYNRLSTHTQFILTFQNKKAREDRGPDSSSILS from the coding sequence ATGATGAAGCTCAACGACTTTAACCGCAACTCCATCATCACGGGAGTGCTCTTAAACCTGATCATGACGATTATTTTTATCGTCTTTATCATTTTAGGTTACAAGAGCACGAGCGAGAATGCGGCCATTCAGGATGACACCTTCAGGACTCACTTCCAGTCGAGGCTTATTCTCAAGTCTATTAATGGCCTTAACCATTCACGCGCAGATATTCTTCTGGGTCTAGAGCATAAAGACCCTGAGCTGATTTCTACCGCCGAAGACCAGGTCCTTGGCGCCAAGTCTAACTATCACCTTCTCTTATCTGAACAAAGCTTAAATAAAACAGTGCGTGTTTCAAATGCTTTTGAAAAACAGTTCACTGAACTGACAGATCTTTATGATCAGATTTTTGCAAACGAACGCCCCCTGGAAAATAAAGCGCTTTTACAATCGGTGATTGAAAAGACGACAACCCTTATTTCGAGTATGCACGAAGAGGAAAGCTCCCTCTGGGTGGATGAGGCCATGAAGCTTCACGCTTTTTCAAAAGTTAAAGAACGAAACCTGCATATTTTTTACGGGTTGACCCTTTGTTTTGTGGTGATTCAGTTGGTGCTTATTTATTTTACTATTGTGAAATACCGTCTGAATAAAAAAATCAATATTCAGCACGAAAGATTAGTCCTTCAGACTCGCCTCTCAACTCTAGGGATGATGAGTGCCGAGCTCGCTCACGAAATTAACTCTCCTTTAATGGTTATTGATGGAAGGCTACGTATTCTTCACAATGAGCTTCTTTCCCATGAACAAACCAGCGACAAGTCTCTTAAAAACATTGAAATCATCAAACGCAACTCTCAACGCATCCAGGGCATTATTAAAAGCTTTAAAACGATGTCAAAAAGCGGTGAAAATGATGTCTTTGAATATTTTGAACTCTCAACCATCTATGAAGAAGTTCAGGACCTGGTAAGCCAAAAGATTAACGATGAAAAAATTGATTTTAAGATTGGCAGCTTTCCAGATAACACCAAAATTCTTGCCAGAAGAATCCAGATTGTTCAGGTGCTCACAAACCTGATTAATAACTCCACTGATGCCATTCGAGGAACGATCAATCCATGGATCAAGCTTGAAAGTGTCATTACACCGGAAAAAATTGAGATTTCAGTGACTGACAGTGGCCTGGGAATCCATGAGGACCACGTGGATAGCATCTTCGATCCATTCTATTCGACCAAAGGATCTGCTGAAGGAACAGGACTGGGTCTTTCTATATCTAAAAAAATCATGCGCGAGCACGGTGGAGATCTTCATTACAACCGCCTGTCGACTCACACTCAGTTTATTTTGACCTTCCAAAATAAAAAGGCCCGCGAAGATCGCGGGCCTGATAGTTCATCAATTCTTTCTTAA
- the rpmB gene encoding 50S ribosomal protein L28, with protein sequence MARTCDLTGKRRLLANKVSHANNKTKTKKQVNLHTKKVFDPATGSVVRLKLSSAAIRTLDKVGSITKYVKKNAHLFE encoded by the coding sequence ATGGCACGCACATGTGATTTAACAGGAAAGAGAAGACTACTTGCCAACAAAGTTTCTCACGCTAACAACAAAACAAAAACTAAGAAACAAGTTAACCTACATACTAAAAAAGTTTTCGATCCAGCGACTGGTTCAGTTGTTCGCCTAAAACTTTCTTCAGCAGCGATCCGTACTCTTGATAAAGTTGGTTCAATCACTAAGTACGTTAAGAAAAACGCTCACCTTTTCGAATAA
- the rpmE gene encoding 50S ribosomal protein L31, whose product MKEGIHPKYEAVTVNCVCGATYATGSTIKLEKIDICAACHPFYTGKTKVIDTEGRIEKFKKKFGTDYAATAKKK is encoded by the coding sequence ATGAAAGAAGGAATTCACCCAAAGTACGAAGCTGTAACAGTTAACTGTGTTTGCGGAGCTACATACGCAACAGGTTCTACAATTAAACTAGAAAAAATCGACATCTGTGCTGCTTGTCACCCGTTCTATACTGGTAAGACAAAAGTAATCGATACTGAAGGAAGAATTGAAAAATTCAAAAAGAAATTCGGTACAGACTACGCTGCTACAGCAAAAAAGAAGTAA
- the rpmG gene encoding 50S ribosomal protein L33, translating to MAKKGPRVIVTLECTEARKEGKSPSRYTTTKNKKTTPDRLELKKYNPFLRRHTLHKEIK from the coding sequence GTGGCTAAAAAAGGTCCTAGAGTTATCGTAACACTTGAGTGTACTGAAGCTAGAAAAGAAGGAAAATCTCCTTCAAGATATACTACTACAAAAAACAAGAAGACGACACCTGACCGTCTAGAACTTAAGAAATACAACCCATTTCTAAGACGTCATACTCTTCACAAAGAAATTAAGTAG
- a CDS encoding transglutaminase domain-containing protein, which yields MKKPTSKIFVLALLLTSFFAVNTDLHAQVFGVNLGNATDTAKDIFKNAKDAAKKALEEANRKKAEEEARRAEKAKEEARSRTTNTSIIELQGTMGADIKWIMFNITKGSYNEKVTIPASNGSYKFRLALRDGAGTYAIQVFQNNKVERYTSYSYLSATQIENTDERDMSFLLPSTMVQSEDPEIVALTKMITKNATTETEAVKAIHDYVATNIEYDFPAYNDGTYAQKEYDAVSILKRKISVCSGYASLFAAMVRAYGVRVKVIHGKGVVSGGLGDHAWNEVEINGEWKMVDTTWDSNLKSNKYFFMDEAKFAQDHLKETEMTNY from the coding sequence ATGAAAAAACCAACTTCGAAAATATTCGTCCTTGCCCTTTTATTAACGTCATTCTTTGCAGTAAACACTGATCTGCATGCCCAAGTTTTTGGAGTCAATTTAGGCAATGCCACAGACACTGCTAAGGACATTTTTAAAAATGCCAAAGACGCTGCTAAGAAGGCCTTAGAAGAAGCTAATAGAAAGAAGGCCGAAGAAGAGGCCAGACGTGCTGAAAAAGCAAAGGAAGAGGCCCGCTCACGAACAACAAATACAAGTATTATTGAACTTCAAGGCACTATGGGTGCTGATATTAAGTGGATCATGTTCAATATCACTAAGGGATCCTACAACGAGAAAGTGACGATTCCGGCAAGCAACGGTTCTTATAAATTCCGTCTTGCTCTTCGCGATGGTGCTGGTACTTATGCGATTCAGGTTTTCCAAAACAATAAAGTTGAACGTTATACAAGTTATTCTTACCTGAGCGCTACTCAAATTGAAAACACAGATGAAAGAGATATGAGTTTCCTGCTTCCATCAACGATGGTTCAGTCGGAAGACCCTGAAATTGTCGCTCTTACAAAAATGATTACAAAAAATGCGACAACTGAAACTGAAGCTGTCAAAGCAATTCACGATTACGTTGCGACCAATATTGAATACGATTTCCCGGCCTACAATGACGGAACCTACGCTCAAAAAGAGTACGATGCCGTCTCTATCTTAAAGAGAAAAATCAGCGTGTGCTCTGGCTACGCCAGCCTCTTTGCAGCGATGGTGCGCGCTTACGGCGTAAGAGTAAAAGTTATCCACGGAAAAGGAGTGGTCAGTGGTGGATTAGGTGACCATGCTTGGAATGAAGTGGAAATTAATGGCGAGTGGAAGATGGTTGATACAACTTGGGATTCAAACCTAAAGAGCAATAAATACTTTTTTATGGATGAAGCAAAATTCGCCCAAGATCACTTAAAAGAAACGGAAATGACGAATTACTAA
- a CDS encoding DUF4340 domain-containing protein, with protein MLHKKKWLSNIVLVAFLLLVGATAFLSDLLKTPVKTHNEFIEQSLVFNNKELETITHLSLKNKSGEYTFERVGTDPGTPWHMTSPKDISTSSLFIEKLFSSLNTIKTKKLLIDDPANNSNFSLDKPTAILTLTDDGQKSIILSVGIMNTIDNSTYLKISGKTGIYHVEAPSISLENITLADLIESNVFDVDVKAITSFKLFKQGSNTPQFEVHKKDNVWVSAEEKALDATRLEDILDDFIKLKSSHVIEEPSDSQKKAVQKLMSPPTHLIKLEVMAEDKKEEYIYQISDATKSLPDLDLKDEGHFLIIENHAPIIYVIKKDAQNLFELKNDSLKSLESAPKN; from the coding sequence ATGCTTCATAAAAAGAAATGGCTTTCTAATATCGTCCTGGTCGCTTTCCTACTTTTAGTTGGCGCCACAGCTTTTTTATCTGACCTGCTAAAAACTCCGGTCAAAACCCATAACGAATTTATTGAACAGTCACTGGTTTTTAATAATAAAGAACTCGAGACCATCACTCACCTCTCTTTAAAAAACAAATCGGGTGAATACACTTTTGAGCGCGTAGGAACTGACCCGGGAACTCCGTGGCACATGACTAGCCCGAAAGACATTTCTACCAGCTCACTTTTTATTGAAAAACTTTTTTCTTCTTTAAATACGATTAAGACAAAAAAGCTTTTAATTGATGACCCGGCCAACAATTCAAACTTCTCTCTGGATAAGCCTACGGCCATCCTGACTCTGACTGACGATGGTCAAAAGAGCATCATCCTGAGTGTCGGGATTATGAACACGATTGATAACTCGACTTACCTGAAGATCTCGGGGAAAACAGGAATCTATCACGTTGAAGCTCCTTCCATCTCGCTGGAAAATATCACTCTTGCAGACTTGATTGAATCGAATGTCTTTGATGTCGATGTCAAGGCCATCACCAGCTTCAAGCTCTTTAAACAAGGCTCAAACACTCCACAATTCGAAGTTCATAAAAAGGACAATGTTTGGGTAAGTGCTGAAGAAAAAGCACTGGATGCCACTCGTTTAGAAGACATATTGGATGATTTCATTAAGCTTAAGAGCTCACATGTTATCGAAGAGCCAAGTGATTCCCAAAAGAAGGCCGTTCAAAAACTTATGTCGCCTCCTACTCACTTAATCAAACTGGAAGTGATGGCAGAAGACAAAAAAGAAGAATACATTTATCAGATCAGTGATGCTACAAAATCACTTCCCGATTTAGATTTAAAAGATGAAGGTCATTTTCTGATCATCGAAAACCACGCTCCCATTATCTACGTCATAAAAAAAGACGCTCAGAATCTTTTTGAGCTTAAGAATGACAGCTTAAAGAGTTTGGAATCTGCTCCAAAGAATTAA
- a CDS encoding S8 family serine peptidase, producing MKKMLLGLSTLALATGVSATEAKHVPGEIVVKFKAGKSKNFLSAKTLSSLGIQGQRDIKLSYDTLSVLKVSADKSMESVIATLKNNPNVEFAEPNFIYSVNPIKEENVVSKKLLKSPFTDFTAATPDDPSFGKLWGLRNTGSNEPNGSAGVEGADVNALKAWDITKGSRAVRIAVIDTGVDYTHPDLKANMWVNTKEIAGNGIDDDGNGFIDDVYGYDFANNDSNPMDGNGHGTHCSGTIGAVHDNKIGVSGVMSDVQIMAVKFLGDDGSGSLEGAIKAIDYATMMNVDLMSNSWGGGGRSEALLEAIKRASDKGIIFTAAAGNSSSNNDSSPSYPASYDTPNMVSVAATTAQNGLASFSSFGRNSVHIAAPGHNILSTVNGGGYDVYSGTSMATPHVSGVLGLLLAKEGRMPHSVMRERLTMTSVPVTALRGKTQTAGRIDAYNLLTDVRPERSGPKNDAWKKQALESSLESDHPYADNMNVAKTITIPGAKYIRVKVAKYDLEQGYDYLRIADGAGNTVEKVTGAGTNYTTDYIEGNTVTINFVTDRSMTKWGYLIQEIEVQ from the coding sequence ATGAAGAAGATGCTATTAGGTTTATCTACTCTGGCATTAGCGACAGGAGTGTCTGCTACAGAAGCTAAACATGTACCGGGGGAAATCGTTGTTAAGTTTAAGGCGGGAAAAAGTAAAAACTTTTTATCAGCTAAGACTCTTTCATCTTTAGGTATCCAGGGTCAAAGAGACATTAAACTTTCTTACGACACACTTTCAGTATTAAAAGTATCTGCTGACAAATCAATGGAATCGGTTATTGCTACTTTAAAGAATAATCCAAATGTTGAATTTGCAGAGCCGAACTTCATCTACTCAGTTAATCCAATCAAAGAAGAGAACGTAGTAAGCAAGAAACTTCTTAAGTCTCCATTCACTGATTTTACAGCAGCGACTCCAGACGATCCAAGTTTTGGAAAACTATGGGGTCTAAGAAATACAGGTTCAAATGAGCCAAATGGTTCAGCAGGAGTGGAAGGTGCTGACGTTAACGCTCTTAAGGCGTGGGATATCACTAAAGGATCAAGAGCGGTGAGAATCGCTGTTATCGATACAGGTGTTGATTACACACACCCTGATCTAAAAGCTAATATGTGGGTCAACACAAAAGAAATCGCAGGAAACGGAATTGATGACGACGGCAACGGATTCATTGACGACGTTTACGGATACGACTTTGCTAACAATGATTCAAACCCAATGGACGGAAACGGGCACGGGACTCACTGTTCAGGGACAATCGGTGCTGTTCACGACAACAAAATCGGAGTTTCAGGTGTAATGTCTGATGTTCAGATCATGGCCGTTAAATTCTTAGGTGATGATGGATCAGGATCTCTTGAAGGCGCAATTAAAGCTATCGATTACGCAACAATGATGAACGTAGACCTAATGAGTAACTCTTGGGGTGGAGGAGGACGCTCAGAAGCTCTTCTAGAAGCTATTAAGAGAGCATCTGATAAAGGAATCATCTTCACAGCTGCAGCTGGAAACAGCTCATCTAACAACGATTCATCTCCTTCGTACCCAGCTTCATACGACACTCCAAACATGGTGTCAGTTGCTGCAACAACAGCACAAAATGGTTTGGCATCATTTTCTTCATTTGGCCGAAACTCAGTTCATATCGCAGCTCCAGGACACAATATCCTTTCTACTGTAAACGGTGGTGGGTATGATGTTTACTCTGGAACTTCAATGGCCACTCCACACGTTTCAGGGGTTCTGGGTCTTCTGCTTGCAAAAGAAGGAAGAATGCCTCACTCAGTAATGCGCGAACGCCTGACTATGACAAGTGTTCCGGTAACTGCTTTAAGAGGTAAAACTCAAACTGCGGGAAGAATCGACGCTTACAACCTTCTAACTGACGTAAGACCAGAAAGAAGCGGGCCAAAGAACGATGCATGGAAAAAACAAGCTCTTGAATCATCTTTAGAGTCTGATCACCCATACGCAGACAATATGAACGTTGCTAAAACGATCACTATTCCTGGTGCAAAATACATCAGAGTAAAAGTAGCGAAGTACGATCTTGAGCAAGGATACGACTACCTAAGAATCGCTGACGGAGCTGGAAACACTGTAGAGAAAGTAACAGGTGCAGGGACTAACTACACAACTGACTACATCGAAGGCAACACTGTAACAATCAACTTCGTTACAGACCGTTCAATGACTAAATGGGGTTACTTAATTCAAGAAATTGAAGTGCAGTAA
- a CDS encoding 2OG-Fe(II) oxygenase, giving the protein MIKDQELENNHIIERQFPLNEEIISLLKAENWRELDQYFLKAEKPGGVLFDFLKPLLDFESIEHIIAIRSAPEDEDGIWHDDGSRILGFSLSLTQNHAQTVGGELRFRPKGASDYHKIATRPMGTILIFKTGIYGFEHMVSAVTEGKRVVIAGWCS; this is encoded by the coding sequence ATGATTAAAGACCAGGAACTCGAAAATAACCACATCATCGAAAGACAGTTTCCCTTAAACGAAGAAATCATCTCGCTTTTAAAGGCCGAAAACTGGCGCGAGCTCGATCAGTACTTCCTAAAAGCAGAGAAGCCAGGCGGAGTCCTCTTTGACTTCTTAAAACCGCTTTTAGACTTTGAGAGCATCGAGCACATTATTGCCATCAGAAGTGCACCAGAAGATGAAGACGGAATCTGGCATGATGACGGCTCCCGCATCCTGGGCTTTTCCCTGTCTTTAACTCAAAACCACGCCCAAACGGTGGGTGGCGAGTTGAGATTTAGGCCCAAAGGGGCTTCGGACTACCATAAAATTGCCACCAGGCCGATGGGGACAATCCTGATCTTCAAAACGGGAATTTATGGATTTGAGCACATGGTGAGTGCCGTTACCGAGGGAAAAAGAGTGGTCATCGCTGGATGGTGCTCGTAG
- a CDS encoding SPL family radical SAM protein, with amino-acid sequence MMFEKIFIEEHLKSHPKVQEIQTRFPGSEFKFIKKVEDVFGRVKKPYLQKRTNLNLFIGEKKGQLVKPAPPAYGLSGEPHYYFVHAYNCIYECNYCYLQGYFQSPDIVIFLNHQEIGDEIKRLAEEHEKNHPGEKIWFHAGEYSDSLALTHLTGELPHYFNLFKNLPNAYLELRTKSVNIKELIKLEPSANIVVSFSLAPEHRAKMNDLKTPGLKARLQAIGDLHERGFPIGIHFDPIIYDDKLVESYTDLIHQLSLALPPEAIRYISIGVVRFTKNVYHQVLKNYPDSDFLIDDFVKSFDNKIRYNRPTRMWILGKVKSLLVEAGVPVEKIYECMEDE; translated from the coding sequence ATGATGTTTGAAAAAATCTTTATTGAAGAACACTTAAAATCGCATCCAAAGGTTCAGGAAATCCAGACGAGATTTCCGGGGAGTGAATTTAAGTTCATCAAAAAAGTTGAAGATGTTTTTGGCAGAGTGAAAAAGCCTTACCTGCAAAAGCGCACCAATCTCAATTTATTTATCGGTGAAAAAAAAGGACAACTGGTCAAGCCTGCTCCTCCAGCTTATGGATTATCAGGTGAGCCTCACTACTACTTCGTTCACGCTTACAATTGTATTTACGAATGCAACTACTGCTATCTTCAAGGATACTTTCAGTCTCCAGACATCGTGATCTTTCTTAATCACCAGGAAATCGGTGACGAAATTAAACGTTTAGCCGAGGAGCACGAGAAAAATCATCCGGGAGAAAAAATCTGGTTTCACGCCGGAGAATACAGCGATTCACTGGCGCTCACACATTTAACCGGAGAGCTTCCCCACTACTTTAATCTCTTTAAGAATTTACCAAATGCCTACCTGGAACTGAGAACAAAATCAGTAAACATAAAAGAGCTCATTAAGCTTGAACCCTCTGCGAATATCGTTGTCAGCTTCTCTCTTGCTCCTGAACACAGGGCAAAGATGAACGATCTCAAAACGCCGGGGCTAAAAGCAAGGCTTCAGGCCATCGGCGATTTACACGAGCGCGGCTTTCCTATCGGGATTCATTTTGACCCGATTATTTACGACGACAAATTAGTAGAATCTTACACTGATCTCATTCATCAACTCTCTCTTGCCCTTCCTCCTGAGGCCATCCGTTATATTTCTATCGGTGTGGTTCGTTTTACAAAAAACGTTTACCACCAGGTGCTGAAAAACTATCCGGACTCGGATTTTTTAATCGACGACTTTGTTAAGAGCTTCGACAACAAAATCCGCTACAACCGCCCCACTAGAATGTGGATTCTAGGCAAAGTAAAATCCCTGTTAGTTGAGGCCGGAGTTCCGGTGGAAAAAATCTACGAGTGCATGGAAGACGAATGA
- a CDS encoding HD domain-containing phosphohydrolase — protein MALKLLIVDPDETWNSKSKAYFVEQMYEVTTVVNGKEAQLAMYNDKFFAVIMNYATENHSCMQVLKFIKTNYTSQRVIIVVNDRQLIDNGVITEEKLLKLGVTEVAVRPFEVPYLKELLEGHQSLSDLMSSVPKKEGVSEEKEVSMTDESFSKIRIDEFYSSQAVLFDIYIKLSDNKYLKILHTGDTFSKERLDKYKNEKKVESLYFHNNDRRKFIQYNNFLTKKLIDNKNVPAYNKVNVLKNVTEKYIEEAFTVGIKPQVIEQGKEVCENVFQLVESQSDLYNVLRSYQNFDPTAYSHAFLVTLYTTAIIKQFEWQSKATIETAAMACMFHDIGKTKLPPEFVGLSTKDMTPEQFEVYKKHPELGFEIVENIRTLNNSVKQIILQHHEAFDGTGFPFGKKGSKVLTLANIVCLADDFVHIMIDHKLQPTEALKKILMNKEGVKRYNSILIEKFIKVFVDPDKINKDTVLPSNSRIVNGSKKAS, from the coding sequence TTGGCTTTAAAACTTCTTATTGTCGATCCCGACGAGACTTGGAACTCCAAGTCAAAAGCCTATTTCGTTGAACAGATGTATGAAGTCACCACCGTTGTGAATGGTAAAGAAGCTCAGCTTGCCATGTACAACGATAAGTTTTTTGCCGTCATCATGAACTATGCAACTGAGAACCACTCGTGCATGCAGGTTCTCAAATTCATCAAAACTAATTATACAAGCCAGCGTGTGATCATTGTTGTCAACGACCGACAGCTTATTGATAATGGTGTGATCACTGAAGAAAAACTTTTAAAGCTGGGAGTGACGGAAGTTGCTGTCAGGCCTTTTGAAGTTCCTTACTTAAAAGAGTTGCTTGAAGGTCACCAGTCCCTTTCTGATTTAATGTCTTCTGTTCCAAAAAAAGAAGGGGTGAGTGAAGAGAAAGAAGTGTCAATGACTGATGAGAGTTTCTCTAAAATCAGAATCGACGAGTTCTATTCTTCTCAGGCCGTGCTTTTTGATATCTACATCAAACTCTCAGACAATAAATATCTTAAGATCTTGCATACAGGGGATACGTTTTCTAAAGAGCGTCTGGATAAATATAAAAACGAAAAGAAGGTCGAGTCACTTTATTTCCACAATAACGACCGTAGAAAGTTCATTCAGTACAATAACTTTTTAACGAAGAAATTGATCGATAACAAAAATGTTCCGGCCTACAACAAGGTCAACGTTTTAAAGAACGTTACTGAAAAGTATATCGAAGAAGCTTTTACTGTAGGGATCAAACCTCAGGTTATTGAGCAAGGGAAGGAGGTTTGTGAGAACGTCTTCCAGTTAGTAGAGTCTCAGAGCGACCTTTATAATGTTCTTCGTTCCTACCAGAATTTTGACCCGACAGCATACTCTCACGCGTTCCTGGTCACTCTCTATACAACGGCCATCATTAAACAATTCGAATGGCAGTCAAAGGCCACGATTGAAACAGCGGCCATGGCCTGTATGTTTCACGATATTGGAAAGACGAAGCTGCCTCCAGAGTTTGTCGGCCTTAGCACAAAGGATATGACCCCTGAGCAATTCGAGGTCTATAAGAAGCACCCTGAGTTAGGCTTTGAGATTGTAGAGAACATCAGAACGCTTAATAACTCGGTTAAACAGATTATTCTTCAACACCATGAAGCCTTTGATGGAACTGGGTTTCCTTTTGGAAAGAAGGGAAGCAAGGTTTTAACACTCGCTAATATTGTCTGCCTGGCAGATGACTTCGTTCACATCATGATTGATCACAAACTCCAGCCGACTGAGGCCTTAAAAAAGATCCTGATGAATAAAGAAGGGGTCAAACGCTACAACTCAATTCTGATTGAGAAGTTTATTAAGGTCTTCGTAGACCCTGATAAAATCAACAAAGACACAGTTCTTCCTTCGAACTCAAGAATTGTAAACGGGTCTAAAAAAGCTTCTTAA
- a CDS encoding small ribosomal subunit Rsm22 family protein, with translation MSTLILERDNLYSDNIVKGAFGPFFLSIEDIRPHLLNPDLKESDMVHFIKEMSMKFTKKRDQIGDYVLDDDHVSSYAALYLTTNIPKLHFLLSKLSPDVLNDIISRPFVDIGCGPGTFSLGLSLLFEKTPPEVICVDSSRVMLNQAEKMLKGFFSGVNLKTLQRFSEKRADSVLFYGHSINEIGIQKVQDQIMMVDPEYVIFIEPGTSELFTELKKLREALLDSYDVLYPCPSSAACPNDWCHQVLRTSHDLSVERLSQLVSLDRKILPMSAHIYKRKAGIAPSGEATIIRFITETKFSFEYEVCFFEEGQNKNVIVEIQKKQLDKKGEKHFKNLNVGEKITFSVEKVIGEKYRVKLLSF, from the coding sequence GTGAGTACACTGATCTTGGAAAGAGATAATTTATACTCTGACAATATTGTAAAAGGGGCCTTCGGGCCCTTTTTTTTGTCAATTGAAGACATCCGTCCGCATCTATTAAATCCAGATTTAAAAGAGTCTGACATGGTTCATTTCATTAAAGAGATGTCCATGAAGTTCACTAAAAAAAGAGACCAGATAGGGGACTATGTTTTAGATGACGATCATGTTTCTAGTTATGCGGCCCTTTATCTGACGACTAATATTCCCAAGCTGCATTTTCTTTTATCAAAACTTTCGCCTGATGTTTTAAACGACATTATCTCGAGACCATTTGTCGATATCGGTTGTGGTCCGGGAACTTTTTCATTGGGGCTAAGCCTGCTTTTTGAAAAAACTCCACCGGAAGTTATTTGTGTCGACTCTTCGAGAGTGATGCTCAATCAGGCAGAAAAAATGCTGAAAGGTTTTTTCTCAGGAGTGAATCTTAAAACTCTCCAGCGCTTTAGTGAAAAGAGAGCAGATAGTGTTTTATTCTACGGTCACTCAATCAATGAAATCGGCATCCAGAAAGTCCAGGATCAGATTATGATGGTGGACCCGGAGTATGTGATCTTTATTGAACCTGGAACCAGTGAGCTCTTTACTGAGCTTAAAAAACTTCGTGAGGCCCTTTTGGATTCTTACGATGTTCTATATCCATGCCCAAGCAGTGCTGCTTGCCCGAATGATTGGTGTCATCAGGTTTTAAGAACCTCTCATGATTTGAGTGTTGAAAGACTTTCGCAATTGGTGAGCCTCGACCGCAAGATTCTCCCGATGAGCGCTCACATATACAAAAGAAAGGCCGGAATTGCTCCAAGTGGTGAAGCGACTATTATTCGCTTTATCACTGAGACTAAGTTCAGCTTCGAGTACGAAGTCTGCTTTTTTGAAGAAGGTCAAAATAAGAATGTCATCGTTGAAATCCAGAAGAAACAACTGGATAAAAAAGGCGAGAAGCATTTTAAGAATTTAAACGTCGGTGAAAAGATCACCTTCTCCGTAGAGAAAGTGATCGGTGAGAAATACAGAGTTAAGCTTCTCTCATTTTAG